From Halobacillus sp. Marseille-Q1614, the proteins below share one genomic window:
- the pgsB gene encoding poly-gamma-glutamate synthase PgsB, with protein MLLIPIVLTMALLLGIFEKWRHQRAVKSIPVRINVNGIRGKSTVTRLITGVLKEAGMKTVGKTTGTSARMIYWHTAEEKPIERRLEGPNISEQKKVVAETAKLNADALVSECMAVNPDYQLTFQNHMLQANIGVIVNVLEDHLDVMGPTTAEVAEAFTATIPYNGHLILTDSPYTKYFKRISRKRHTKVIMADNTKITDEYLQKFDYMVFPDNASITLAVAEALNIDKETALRGMLNAQPDPGAMRVLPFMDKREPCFFVNGFAANDAASTLNIWRRIQTTSYPHHDPIIIMNCREDRVDRTELFARDVLPHIQAERLVLIGEVTEPITAAYNAGNIPASQLMNLEGHSTEEIWETLQPHLQQKVVYGVGNIHGAAEPLIEKFRSEKTLKKELVVS; from the coding sequence ATGCTACTCATACCGATCGTACTCACCATGGCGTTACTGTTAGGCATCTTTGAGAAATGGAGGCACCAGCGGGCAGTGAAGTCGATACCTGTCCGGATCAACGTAAACGGCATTCGGGGCAAGTCGACGGTTACACGGCTGATTACCGGGGTGCTCAAAGAAGCAGGGATGAAAACGGTCGGCAAGACGACCGGAACGTCCGCACGCATGATTTACTGGCATACAGCGGAAGAAAAGCCGATCGAGCGCCGGCTTGAGGGTCCGAATATCAGTGAGCAGAAAAAGGTGGTAGCTGAAACGGCGAAGCTTAATGCCGACGCGCTCGTCAGCGAATGTATGGCCGTAAATCCTGACTATCAGCTCACGTTTCAGAATCATATGCTGCAGGCAAACATTGGCGTCATCGTCAATGTACTTGAGGATCACCTTGATGTAATGGGGCCGACGACCGCTGAAGTGGCCGAAGCGTTCACGGCAACGATTCCGTACAATGGCCATCTGATTCTCACCGATTCACCGTACACAAAGTATTTTAAAAGAATTTCCAGAAAGCGCCATACGAAGGTGATCATGGCTGATAATACAAAAATCACCGATGAATACCTGCAAAAATTCGATTATATGGTGTTCCCCGATAATGCGTCGATCACGCTTGCTGTGGCTGAGGCGCTGAATATTGATAAAGAAACAGCCTTGCGAGGCATGTTAAACGCGCAGCCTGACCCTGGCGCCATGCGGGTTCTTCCTTTTATGGACAAAAGGGAACCGTGCTTTTTCGTCAATGGGTTTGCAGCCAATGATGCGGCCTCCACATTAAACATCTGGCGGCGGATTCAGACAACGAGCTATCCGCATCACGATCCGATTATCATTATGAACTGCCGCGAGGACCGCGTGGATCGTACGGAGCTTTTTGCCCGCGACGTGCTTCCTCACATACAAGCCGAGCGGCTCGTCCTTATTGGTGAAGTCACGGAGCCGATCACAGCGGCTTACAACGCTGGGAACATTCCCGCAAGTCAGCTGATGAACCTTGAGGGGCATTCAACAGAAGAGATCTGGGAAACGCTCCAGCCGCACCTTCAACAAAAAGTCGTTTACGGGGTCGGCAACATTCACGGAGCCGCCGAGCCGTTAATTGAAAAGTTCCGCAGCGAAAAAACACTCAAAAAAGAATTAGTCGTAAGCTAG
- the pgsC gene encoding poly-gamma-glutamate biosynthesis protein PgsC, whose product MFGSDLYISLVVGVILSLIYTEKTGILPAGLIVPGYLALSFDQPVYMLTMFLISFLTYFIVQHGIARFSILYGRRKFAAMLTVGIVIKLLLDLVYPVVPFEVFELRGIGVIVPGLIANTIQKQGLFPTVISTFLLSGLTFLIMFAYFLI is encoded by the coding sequence ATGTTCGGGTCCGATTTATATATTTCATTAGTAGTAGGCGTCATTTTGAGTTTAATTTATACCGAAAAAACCGGTATCCTGCCCGCCGGACTGATCGTTCCGGGCTATTTAGCGTTAAGCTTTGATCAGCCGGTGTATATGCTGACAATGTTTCTAATCAGCTTTCTCACATATTTTATCGTCCAGCACGGCATCGCCCGGTTCTCGATCCTGTACGGACGGCGCAAATTCGCGGCCATGCTGACGGTCGGGATTGTCATTAAGCTGCTGCTTGATCTCGTATATCCAGTCGTGCCCTTCGAAGTGTTTGAGCTTCGCGGCATCGGCGTCATCGTACCCGGCTTAATTGCGAATACGATTCAAAAGCAGGGCCTTTTTCCAACTGTCATCAGCACGTTTTTACTAAGCGGCCTGACGTTCCTGATCATGTTTGCATACTTCTTAATTTAG
- a CDS encoding CapA family protein, translating into MTKKLNVKEKILKQVKWHKKRAALHTLLATLCVAAIIYPLNEWLKPSSASVEEKESMFTASIVGDIMFGRYVNEVTSKHSYDHHFDKVRSLLENSDYVSGNLEHPVVTNENIVPIEKPYNFKTEPEAVTALKNANFTVANLANNNTLDYGVQGLTETIQTFNEAELGFVGAGQSLAEAEQIHYAEYNGITVATLGFNDILNDSTRATESGGGVLGADPQTFLPLIKEADENADLVFVNVHWGKEYEHQVEPKQRDYAHAMADAGADAIFGSHPHVLSPVEKYKDTMIFYSLGNFIFDQGWSRTKESAIVQYNLQEDGRASYEIHPAFIEETQPALLTEKNKYRSSIIRRKLTKNLEPSDWSKEGNRIVIDVDHSDVVKKEEFAHAE; encoded by the coding sequence ATGACAAAAAAACTAAACGTAAAAGAAAAGATCCTAAAACAAGTCAAATGGCACAAAAAGCGGGCGGCGCTACATACTTTGCTTGCGACCTTATGCGTCGCAGCGATTATCTATCCATTAAACGAATGGCTCAAACCGAGCTCAGCCTCCGTTGAGGAAAAAGAGTCGATGTTTACCGCATCGATCGTCGGAGACATCATGTTTGGCCGCTATGTGAATGAGGTGACGAGCAAGCATTCCTATGACCATCACTTCGACAAAGTCCGCTCGCTGCTGGAGAATTCCGATTATGTCTCCGGCAACTTAGAGCACCCGGTGGTCACGAATGAAAATATCGTCCCGATTGAAAAGCCGTACAATTTTAAAACTGAACCAGAAGCGGTCACCGCTTTAAAAAATGCCAACTTCACGGTAGCAAATCTCGCCAACAACAACACGCTCGACTATGGCGTACAGGGGCTGACCGAGACGATCCAGACGTTTAACGAAGCGGAACTCGGATTTGTCGGAGCGGGGCAGTCACTGGCAGAAGCCGAGCAGATTCACTACGCCGAATACAACGGCATTACTGTCGCCACGTTAGGCTTTAATGATATTTTGAATGACAGTACAAGGGCGACCGAATCCGGCGGAGGAGTGCTTGGAGCCGATCCGCAGACCTTCCTGCCGCTGATTAAAGAAGCAGACGAAAACGCGGACTTAGTCTTTGTTAATGTCCACTGGGGCAAGGAATATGAGCATCAGGTCGAGCCGAAGCAGCGGGACTACGCGCATGCGATGGCGGATGCAGGAGCGGACGCTATTTTCGGTTCACACCCGCATGTCTTATCACCGGTAGAAAAGTACAAAGACACGATGATTTTCTACAGCCTTGGCAATTTTATCTTTGATCAGGGCTGGTCGCGTACGAAAGAGTCGGCGATCGTGCAGTATAACCTTCAGGAAGACGGGAGGGCATCGTATGAAATTCACCCGGCGTTTATCGAAGAAACGCAGCCTGCACTTTTAACAGAAAAGAACAAATATCGCAGCTCGATCATCCGGCGAAAATTGACGAAAAATCTCGAGCCGTCCGACTGGTCGAAGGAAGGCAATCGTATCGTCATTGATGTCGACCATTCCGATGTCGTGAAAAAGGAGGAATTCGCCCATGCAGAATAA
- a CDS encoding gamma-glutamyltransferase family protein: MQNKIIMTVLSIIVIGGMFMYYQVEGVSPANSIFSQSPDYGLEQEGAIETANGYGVSASHPLAVKAGMEVLEKGGTAADAAVTVSYVLGVVEPYGSGIGGGGETLIYPAGGEPTTYVYNENAPLSGNLPPDYVGLPGFVKGMETINQEHGNMEMSELIQPAIDIAEKGFQVDNSLHNRLKAAQYRMPIGELPHLYPGGTAVNPGVEIKQTQLAKTMKEIRDGGAASFYQNELGQNFLASTPEYTTQDLAQYQVKKEQPVTGSFAGYDVISAPPPFGGITLIQSLQMMESIGIQNAKDDPAQYMHLLGEVVKQSYDDRLNTISDPAFNPVEREKLTSKAYSDQLAANISHDKVTQDMEINDSPADEADHDNTTHFVIVDKEGTMVSTTNTLSNFFGSGKFVDGYFLNNQMSNFSETKNSINAPAPGKSPRSYTSPTILAKDGQPVMGIGTPGGKRIPMMITDVLTRHLLFGQPLEEAIEKPRYYIEEELIQMEPSFAESLDPAVKQQLTEKGYLQEVYDSDQFYGSLQSLVIDRENNRMYGGADSRRSGAWQVKEAQ, translated from the coding sequence ATGCAGAATAAAATCATCATGACTGTCCTTTCAATCATCGTGATCGGCGGCATGTTTATGTACTACCAGGTCGAAGGAGTATCGCCTGCGAACTCGATCTTCAGTCAATCGCCTGACTATGGGCTCGAGCAGGAAGGGGCGATCGAAACAGCCAACGGCTACGGCGTGAGCGCCTCCCACCCGCTCGCTGTAAAAGCCGGTATGGAAGTTTTAGAAAAAGGAGGAACAGCTGCAGATGCTGCAGTTACCGTTTCGTACGTGCTTGGCGTTGTAGAACCTTATGGGTCTGGCATCGGCGGGGGAGGCGAAACGCTGATCTACCCGGCCGGCGGCGAGCCGACCACTTACGTCTATAACGAAAACGCTCCGCTAAGCGGTAATCTTCCTCCTGATTATGTGGGGCTTCCCGGTTTTGTAAAAGGGATGGAAACGATCAATCAAGAGCACGGCAATATGGAGATGAGCGAACTAATCCAGCCGGCGATCGACATTGCTGAAAAAGGGTTCCAAGTCGACAACAGCCTGCACAATCGGCTGAAAGCGGCTCAATACCGCATGCCGATTGGTGAGCTGCCGCATCTTTATCCGGGCGGAACCGCCGTCAATCCGGGCGTAGAGATTAAGCAGACACAGCTTGCAAAGACGATGAAGGAGATCCGTGACGGGGGAGCGGCCAGTTTTTATCAAAACGAACTGGGCCAGAACTTCCTCGCCAGCACGCCGGAATATACCACGCAGGACCTTGCGCAGTACCAGGTAAAAAAAGAGCAGCCGGTCACCGGAAGCTTCGCCGGCTATGATGTCATCAGCGCACCGCCTCCGTTTGGTGGAATTACACTTATTCAGTCGCTGCAAATGATGGAATCGATCGGCATCCAGAACGCTAAAGACGATCCAGCGCAATATATGCATCTGCTTGGGGAAGTGGTGAAGCAAAGCTATGACGACCGCTTAAACACGATCAGCGACCCGGCGTTTAATCCTGTCGAACGGGAGAAGCTGACGAGCAAGGCCTACTCCGATCAGCTGGCTGCCAATATTTCACACGATAAAGTGACGCAGGATATGGAGATTAACGACAGCCCGGCCGATGAAGCGGATCACGATAACACCACACACTTCGTCATCGTCGATAAAGAGGGCACGATGGTATCGACAACGAACACGCTCAGCAACTTTTTCGGTTCAGGAAAATTTGTCGACGGCTACTTTTTAAACAATCAAATGTCTAATTTCAGTGAAACGAAAAACTCAATCAATGCACCGGCACCCGGTAAGAGCCCACGCAGCTATACATCGCCGACAATTCTGGCAAAAGACGGCCAGCCGGTAATGGGAATCGGGACGCCGGGCGGTAAGCGGATCCCAATGATGATAACCGACGTCTTAACACGCCACCTCTTATTTGGACAGCCGCTTGAGGAAGCTATCGAGAAACCCAGATATTATATCGAAGAAGAACTCATTCAAATGGAGCCGTCTTTTGCCGAAAGCTTAGATCCCGCTGTGAAACAGCAGCTCACGGAAAAAGGCTACCTTCAGGAAGTCTATGATTCCGACCAATTCTATGGATCGCTGCAGAGTCTGGTGATCGACCGTGAGAATAATAGAATGTACGGCGGCGCGGACAGCCGAAGAAGCGGCGCCTGGCAGGTTAAAGAAGCACAATAA
- a CDS encoding copper amine oxidase yields the protein MKTVKKAILMLMAVLLLIPSFALAHDHEEPKVNTPGADLRASLDQLLSEHFHLAVTAMMKDYNEAEDAEQAYAALDQNAKDMTPAIESIYGEEGAGQFEEIFINHNDYSPDFVEAVKNDDEEMRKQAEAEVDEFVSEFSEFLAAATKGNLPQEAAAEVLAAHEKDVINVFDHYVNEESEEAYGAYREGFHRMFDISKALAAAITTQMPDKFENTKADTQAADLRSDLNSLAAEHFALATLEMQKGYDQAADYDFVTWAEDMNTKDFKAAIASIYGDEGAEQFEKLWQEDHIYAQSDIVTAALEENEEARKDAEQRLQKFAEDFGAFLDSVTEGNLLAEDAKEAIWKHESQVIDGFDHYAAGDYDLAYDTFRTGYGFVFGIGETLSDAIVKQMPDQFAQEAMPEEMPKTGLGGMADKASSTAWMWAAFAAATLVTGGFMLRKQV from the coding sequence ATGAAAACTGTAAAGAAAGCAATACTTATGCTGATGGCGGTCCTCCTCTTAATTCCATCCTTCGCGCTGGCGCACGACCACGAGGAGCCGAAAGTCAACACACCAGGCGCTGATCTTCGTGCAAGCCTGGATCAATTGTTATCGGAGCACTTTCACCTGGCCGTGACAGCGATGATGAAAGACTATAACGAAGCAGAGGATGCTGAGCAGGCGTATGCTGCTCTTGATCAGAACGCCAAGGATATGACACCGGCGATCGAAAGCATCTATGGGGAAGAGGGCGCGGGCCAGTTTGAAGAAATTTTCATCAACCATAACGATTATTCTCCAGATTTTGTTGAAGCGGTGAAAAACGATGATGAAGAAATGCGAAAGCAGGCTGAAGCTGAAGTTGACGAGTTTGTTTCGGAATTCAGTGAGTTTTTAGCCGCAGCAACAAAAGGCAACCTGCCGCAGGAAGCAGCTGCGGAAGTTCTAGCCGCTCACGAAAAGGACGTTATTAACGTATTTGATCACTATGTAAATGAAGAATCCGAAGAAGCGTACGGCGCTTACCGCGAAGGTTTCCACCGTATGTTTGATATAAGTAAAGCCTTAGCGGCAGCGATTACGACTCAAATGCCGGACAAGTTTGAGAATACAAAAGCAGATACTCAAGCAGCGGATCTTCGTTCAGATCTAAACAGCCTGGCTGCGGAACACTTTGCTTTAGCAACGCTTGAAATGCAAAAAGGCTATGACCAGGCGGCGGATTATGATTTCGTAACTTGGGCGGAAGACATGAATACGAAAGATTTCAAAGCAGCGATCGCTTCTATTTATGGCGATGAAGGCGCCGAGCAGTTTGAAAAATTGTGGCAGGAGGATCATATTTATGCGCAATCTGACATTGTAACGGCTGCACTGGAAGAGAATGAAGAAGCGAGGAAAGATGCAGAACAAAGACTGCAAAAGTTTGCCGAAGATTTCGGAGCTTTCCTTGATTCAGTGACAGAAGGAAACCTTCTGGCAGAAGATGCTAAAGAAGCGATATGGAAGCATGAATCTCAAGTGATCGATGGATTCGACCATTATGCAGCGGGTGATTATGATCTGGCTTATGACACATTCCGTACGGGATATGGCTTTGTATTTGGAATTGGTGAAACGCTGAGTGACGCGATTGTGAAGCAAATGCCAGATCAGTTCGCCCAAGAAGCAATGCCTGAAGAGATGCCGAAGACAGGGTTAGGCGGTATGGCTGATAAGGCCAGTAGTACAGCCTGGATGTGGGCAGCATTTGCAGCAGCAACCTTAGTGACAGGCGGCTTCATGCTTAGAAAACAGGTGTAA
- a CDS encoding class F sortase yields the protein MKWKIYFTAVGLVALLLAIYSTDVWASWIQPETGESQRGELSTASEELTPPSELKPSDLPLDEEFTVLSDKEILEKFQDERKKEEGIIPSNVKIPSLDVDAPIEKVGILENGQMGVPDGTESVGWFEPGTKPGQTGNSVFAGHVDSKTGPAVFFYLDQLEKGDEIIVTDEEGTELTYTVKRMESYSYNDAPIDEVFGRTDSKNLNLITCTGTFNREKGTHEERLVVYTELKEEPEEEVKEGFDIKPPTNVEVNGLFLTWHAVRVEGVAGYRVYQSSDGENFEHAASISAHERKSFTADEAKGQSYYVTTVYFDGTESAPSETVK from the coding sequence ATGAAGTGGAAAATCTATTTTACAGCAGTAGGCTTAGTTGCCCTTCTGCTCGCCATTTACAGCACGGATGTGTGGGCAAGCTGGATACAGCCCGAAACCGGGGAAAGCCAGAGAGGCGAGCTTTCTACAGCAAGCGAGGAGCTGACCCCGCCATCTGAACTCAAGCCATCAGATCTGCCGCTTGACGAAGAATTTACGGTACTCAGTGATAAAGAAATCTTGGAAAAATTCCAGGATGAGAGAAAGAAAGAGGAAGGCATCATCCCCTCCAATGTAAAAATCCCGTCCCTTGACGTCGATGCCCCGATTGAAAAAGTCGGCATCCTGGAAAACGGACAAATGGGTGTGCCTGACGGAACAGAGTCGGTCGGCTGGTTTGAACCAGGAACGAAGCCGGGACAAACAGGGAATTCCGTCTTCGCCGGCCACGTCGACAGTAAAACAGGGCCAGCCGTCTTCTTCTATCTCGATCAGCTGGAAAAAGGAGATGAAATCATCGTAACGGATGAGGAAGGAACAGAGCTGACCTATACCGTTAAGAGAATGGAAAGCTATTCGTATAACGATGCCCCGATTGACGAAGTTTTTGGACGGACCGACTCGAAGAACCTTAATCTGATTACATGCACAGGGACCTTTAACAGGGAAAAAGGAACCCACGAGGAACGATTGGTCGTCTATACAGAGCTTAAAGAAGAGCCTGAAGAAGAAGTGAAAGAAGGCTTTGATATAAAGCCCCCGACGAATGTAGAAGTCAACGGTTTATTCCTGACGTGGCATGCGGTGAGAGTGGAAGGAGTTGCCGGATACCGCGTCTATCAATCGAGTGATGGAGAGAACTTCGAGCATGCAGCAAGCATTTCCGCCCATGAACGGAAGTCCTTCACGGCTGATGAGGCAAAAGGACAATCGTATTATGTGACCACTGTCTACTTTGATGGAACCGAATCCGCACCTTCTGAAACAGTAAAATAA
- a CDS encoding ABC transporter ATP-binding protein, which translates to MKDKQRTVKDFFSYIRAGLPAKWLVAVALVLSLLETAASLVVPLFTRDLVDQLAGGGISTGLIVFLAVTFVIQTVSGGFSYYILAYIGEHIVSYIRRSLWAHILRLPVGYFDDHESGETMSRITQDTTTVKNLITNHLVSFVTGVITIIGAVVILLTIDWRMTLIMLSSVPVALFVLMPLGRIMYRVSKRLQDEMADFSANLGRVLSEIRLVKSSNAEDAETTKGARGIGQLFTYGLREARIQAIISPFVTSIIMVVLVVLIGYGGVRVASGALSAGSLVAVIIYVFQIIVPFSQMATFFTAFQKAMGATERIQYIHSLSVERSAAGGDFANEGLRFHDVSFSYKGSERVILKGVSFTVLPGETVALVGPSGAGKTTVFSLIERFYQPTDGEITIGGETLETVGLHKWRRSIGYVSQDSPVMSGTIRDNICYGLNEEVDDLRVEAALRQANAYDFVMKLEDGLDTWVGERGIKLSGGQRQRIAIARALLRDPEILLLDEATSNLDSESEAAVQEALRALMEGRTTLVIAHRLSTVADADQLLMLEDGMITGIGSHERLYAENYRYRELVDQQML; encoded by the coding sequence ATGAAGGATAAGCAGCGCACGGTGAAAGATTTCTTTTCCTATATTCGAGCCGGGCTGCCGGCGAAATGGCTCGTTGCCGTTGCGCTTGTATTGAGCCTGCTTGAAACAGCAGCCAGCTTAGTTGTTCCATTGTTTACCCGCGATCTTGTCGATCAGCTGGCGGGCGGAGGAATCAGTACCGGGCTGATCGTCTTTTTGGCAGTTACATTTGTGATTCAGACCGTATCGGGCGGGTTTTCCTACTATATCCTGGCGTACATCGGCGAGCATATCGTATCCTATATCCGACGCAGCTTATGGGCCCATATCTTAAGACTGCCGGTTGGCTATTTTGACGACCATGAATCCGGGGAGACGATGAGCCGGATTACGCAGGATACGACCACTGTGAAAAACTTAATCACGAACCACCTCGTTTCATTTGTAACGGGTGTGATTACGATTATCGGGGCTGTTGTGATTCTACTGACGATTGACTGGCGGATGACACTGATTATGCTTTCTAGTGTGCCTGTCGCTCTGTTCGTTTTAATGCCTCTTGGGCGGATTATGTACCGCGTGTCGAAACGCCTGCAGGATGAGATGGCTGATTTCAGTGCGAATCTTGGCAGAGTGTTAAGCGAAATTCGACTAGTCAAATCTTCGAATGCGGAAGATGCCGAAACAACTAAGGGTGCGCGCGGAATCGGACAGCTTTTTACATATGGATTAAGAGAAGCACGTATTCAGGCGATCATCTCCCCTTTTGTGACGTCCATTATTATGGTCGTGCTCGTTGTTTTGATCGGCTACGGCGGGGTTCGCGTGGCATCTGGGGCGTTAAGTGCCGGCTCGCTCGTTGCCGTGATTATTTACGTTTTCCAAATCATCGTGCCGTTTAGCCAGATGGCAACGTTCTTCACCGCTTTTCAAAAAGCGATGGGAGCGACGGAACGGATCCAGTACATTCACAGCCTGTCTGTAGAACGATCGGCGGCTGGCGGAGATTTTGCCAATGAAGGGTTACGGTTTCATGACGTGTCGTTCAGCTATAAGGGATCAGAGCGCGTAATTTTAAAAGGGGTGAGCTTTACTGTGCTTCCGGGTGAGACGGTGGCGCTTGTTGGACCGAGCGGCGCTGGGAAAACGACGGTCTTCTCGCTGATTGAGCGGTTTTATCAGCCGACGGACGGTGAAATAACGATCGGCGGTGAGACGCTCGAGACGGTCGGCCTTCACAAATGGCGGCGGTCGATCGGCTATGTATCCCAGGACAGCCCCGTGATGTCAGGAACGATACGCGATAACATCTGCTACGGTTTGAATGAAGAAGTGGATGATCTGAGGGTAGAGGCGGCTCTTCGGCAGGCGAATGCTTATGATTTTGTCATGAAGCTTGAAGACGGACTCGATACTTGGGTCGGCGAGCGCGGCATTAAGCTCTCCGGCGGCCAGCGCCAGCGGATTGCGATTGCCCGCGCGCTGCTTCGCGATCCTGAGATTTTATTATTGGATGAAGCGACTTCGAACCTCGATTCAGAGTCAGAAGCTGCCGTGCAGGAAGCTTTGCGGGCATTGATGGAAGGACGGACAACGCTAGTAATCGCCCACCGCCTGTCGACCGTAGCGGATGCCGATCAGCTGCTGATGCTTGAGGATGGGATGATTACCGGGATAGGCAGCCATGAAAGGCTGTATGCCGAGAATTACCGTTATCGTGAGCTTGTCGATCAGCAGATGCTTTAA
- a CDS encoding CBS domain-containing protein, with amino-acid sequence MKYIVKAVNGKMNELVERFELAFNQIHQHLKELNNYPKNDNFVELLNRSQDHSVIKEHIDRLKQYAKLRNAIIHEKVREDFYIAYPHEEVVEEIERIKQTFDQPPLALDIATTPVMFFYYDSGLLEVMAEFRERGVSQFPIYDRTNGKFLGLLTDTGIVRYISCRLDNAGQVSVEGVTVGDVLEGEDVYEIKFLPETATVFDVENLFERSHQEGRKLKSIVVNEDGRPQSPPIGIVTAWDLIKGNEQAALGNEG; translated from the coding sequence ATGAAGTACATAGTGAAGGCGGTGAATGGGAAGATGAATGAGTTAGTGGAACGCTTTGAACTGGCTTTTAACCAGATTCATCAACACTTAAAGGAATTAAATAATTATCCAAAAAACGATAACTTCGTAGAGCTGTTAAACCGTTCGCAGGATCATAGTGTGATTAAGGAGCATATCGACCGGCTGAAGCAGTATGCGAAGCTGCGTAATGCGATCATTCATGAGAAGGTGCGTGAGGATTTCTACATCGCGTACCCGCATGAGGAGGTCGTTGAGGAGATTGAGCGTATTAAACAAACGTTTGACCAACCTCCCCTAGCCCTTGATATTGCTACAACTCCGGTGATGTTCTTCTATTATGACTCCGGGCTGCTTGAGGTGATGGCTGAGTTCCGTGAGCGTGGGGTTTCGCAGTTTCCTATTTATGATCGTACAAATGGGAAGTTTCTCGGACTGCTGACGGATACGGGGATTGTGCGGTATATCAGCTGCCGTCTGGATAATGCCGGCCAGGTATCTGTGGAAGGCGTGACGGTCGGTGATGTTTTAGAAGGTGAAGACGTATATGAGATCAAGTTCTTACCGGAGACGGCGACAGTGTTTGATGTCGAGAATCTGTTTGAGCGCAGCCACCAGGAAGGCCGCAAGCTTAAGTCGATTGTCGTCAATGAAGACGGACGTCCGCAAAGCCCTCCGATTGGAATCGTGACGGCGTGGGATTTAATAAAAGGCAATGAACAGGCGGCTTTAGGAAATGAAGGATAA
- a CDS encoding threonine synthase codes for MNEQYQCHFCGITYDVTAHIWKCTCGGVLNLVKEKVSFARTEIRESTPSMCRYMEAMPVQSDTLKEITMGEGGTPLIPLDPQNPNVQVKVDYMMPTLSFKDRGAAVLIAKAKEWGVKNVIADSSGNAGTSIAAYAKRANIACEIFLGKGTSPKKIAQVKAHGANVREVDGSREDVAEAAQRAVLEEGKFYASHVYNPFFYEGTKTYAYEIWEQLNDAPDTLILPVGNGTLLLGAYFGFKELLDNRLIHKMPNFVAIQAENCAPLAQAFKSQKKRAEPVQNLGTLAEGIAIAKPARGAQILEVIHETNGEIITANEQEIDKARAALADKGFYVEPTTAANYAGYLKYNRSSEEKVMIPLCGAGIKV; via the coding sequence ATGAACGAGCAGTACCAATGTCATTTTTGTGGAATAACATATGATGTCACAGCACACATCTGGAAGTGCACGTGTGGCGGCGTACTAAACCTTGTAAAAGAAAAGGTTTCTTTTGCTAGGACTGAAATTCGCGAGAGTACGCCTTCTATGTGCCGGTATATGGAGGCCATGCCCGTTCAATCGGACACCTTGAAAGAGATCACGATGGGAGAAGGCGGCACACCTTTAATTCCTCTAGATCCTCAAAACCCAAATGTTCAGGTGAAAGTTGATTATATGATGCCCACTTTATCCTTTAAAGACCGCGGGGCAGCTGTGTTGATAGCCAAAGCCAAGGAGTGGGGAGTGAAAAATGTTATCGCCGACAGCAGCGGGAATGCCGGGACATCCATTGCCGCTTATGCAAAGCGGGCGAATATAGCTTGCGAAATTTTTCTTGGAAAAGGGACGTCCCCTAAGAAAATCGCTCAGGTGAAAGCTCATGGCGCGAATGTCCGGGAAGTGGACGGCTCACGAGAAGATGTGGCAGAAGCGGCACAAAGGGCAGTTTTGGAGGAAGGGAAATTTTATGCCAGCCATGTGTATAATCCCTTTTTCTATGAAGGCACAAAAACATACGCTTACGAAATTTGGGAGCAGCTGAATGATGCACCGGATACCCTCATCCTTCCTGTTGGAAACGGTACTTTGCTGCTTGGCGCTTACTTTGGATTTAAAGAGCTGCTGGACAACAGGCTGATCCACAAAATGCCGAACTTTGTCGCGATCCAAGCAGAAAATTGTGCACCGCTGGCCCAGGCCTTCAAAAGCCAAAAGAAGCGGGCAGAACCCGTCCAAAACCTGGGCACACTGGCGGAAGGAATAGCGATTGCCAAGCCGGCAAGAGGCGCTCAAATCTTAGAGGTAATCCATGAGACAAACGGGGAGATCATTACAGCAAATGAGCAGGAGATCGACAAGGCGCGTGCAGCATTAGCAGACAAAGGCTTTTATGTAGAGCCGACAACAGCGGCTAACTATGCAGGCTATTTAAAATATAATCGCTCATCTGAGGAAAAAGTGATGATTCCATTATGCGGAGCCGGGATAAAGGTGTAA